In Epilithonimonas zeae, a single window of DNA contains:
- a CDS encoding RluA family pseudouridine synthase, which translates to MESSQIVYEDNHMMIINKKAGQLVQGDKTGDLSLLELIKDFIKKRDDKPGNVFLGLVHRIDRPTSGLVIYAKTSKALSRLTQMVKNREVKKTYWAVVGKEMIPSSQKLVHYLQKNEKNNKAIVYTKPTAGAKESILTYNLIKTLDNYLLLEVDLETGRHHQIRAQLSKIGVPIKGDLKYGAPRSNADGGISLHARKLEFVHPVTKENIQIIAPVPQNDAVWKACEE; encoded by the coding sequence ATGGAATCTTCTCAAATCGTTTACGAAGACAATCATATGATGATCATCAACAAAAAAGCCGGACAACTCGTCCAGGGTGATAAAACTGGTGATTTGTCTTTGCTGGAACTGATTAAAGATTTCATCAAAAAAAGAGACGATAAACCAGGCAATGTTTTTCTGGGCTTGGTTCATAGGATTGACAGGCCAACTTCCGGTTTGGTTATTTACGCCAAAACTTCCAAGGCACTTTCCCGATTAACTCAGATGGTAAAGAATCGTGAAGTTAAAAAAACGTATTGGGCAGTTGTTGGAAAAGAAATGATTCCGAGTTCGCAGAAATTGGTTCATTATCTCCAGAAAAACGAGAAAAATAATAAAGCAATCGTTTATACCAAGCCGACTGCAGGCGCAAAAGAATCGATACTTACCTACAATTTGATCAAGACCTTAGACAATTATCTTCTATTGGAAGTCGATTTGGAAACAGGAAGACATCATCAGATCCGTGCTCAATTGTCAAAAATCGGAGTTCCTATCAAAGGCGATTTGAAATACGGTGCGCCTCGTTCCAATGCTGATGGAGGGATCTCACTTCACGCCAGGAAACTGGAATTTGTTCATCCTGTTACGAAAGAGAATATACAAATCATAGCGCCAGTTCCGCAGAACGATGCAGTCTGGAAAGCTTGTGAAGAATAA
- a CDS encoding outer membrane beta-barrel protein produces MKVKSILPISALFLSQIYFAQETSKKDDNKEKEIEAVTITKTKKAIEQKADRTIYDFSEQPHLNSGNTLEGLQKIPGLVVSEMAGMIYQGKSLDVYMDGRPLNIYSTQLTAYLEGLPANSIEKIEIITQPGAEFPATSGGAIINIITSKNAKSYLSATYAGGYRFSNYDHFRSKFNNSLTLNSKNKWFGWQLNVGQNYNESETKSTIDEISRLYNDNVNRNQYLRSAFTFDIGQDRLLLNYNLSLGSSDRYVDAYSLRNGQESIDKDKIDQGNTRNEVTATYQKKFVDKNKKLEFKGSYTNFSNDFEQANQKISPAFSDMKNIGKNGSNQDVYNFRVDYAQPINVLDEGKLSLGAYYDQLEFSADSYGIENLDYKSKTTAFYSEASATKGKMDFALGLRGEYYNINGISLNPEEGIYKDLVPFEKFKVFPNASIQYNIIPKIAFFNVNYNKKITLPNVANLNPNNTRYGGNNIDFFGNPNLQPTIFDNFEIKLSALNYAFIGYNFTNTKNQIVQIVERKGDVILQTSNNLDRLKTHNFNIGFPIPLAIFNTPFKDIMKMDMNPDQVSFIFLYGSYQFQQIDQIINPKGYWTYNISGQFILPYKVKFNANYTYLTKGNEFFFYPNKSFYNTLNLSLSRKFNKDRMTLTLFANDVFNTNETNLRTTNAFPNVYIRNKNDTRNFGLSFNYKIPTKNKLAKEAPNMLNQEKKEETSTL; encoded by the coding sequence ATGAAAGTAAAATCTATTCTTCCAATCTCTGCATTATTTCTAAGTCAAATCTACTTCGCACAGGAAACTTCTAAAAAAGATGACAACAAAGAAAAAGAAATAGAAGCAGTCACCATTACCAAAACTAAAAAAGCAATTGAACAAAAAGCAGACAGAACGATCTACGATTTCTCGGAGCAACCACATCTTAACTCCGGAAATACATTAGAAGGATTGCAAAAAATTCCTGGGTTAGTGGTTTCCGAAATGGCTGGGATGATTTACCAAGGAAAATCGTTAGATGTTTATATGGACGGAAGACCATTGAATATCTACAGCACGCAACTAACCGCTTATCTGGAAGGACTTCCTGCAAACAGCATCGAAAAAATCGAAATCATTACACAACCTGGAGCAGAGTTTCCTGCAACTTCTGGTGGCGCGATTATCAATATCATCACGAGCAAAAATGCAAAATCGTATTTGTCTGCAACTTATGCCGGAGGTTATCGCTTCAGTAATTATGATCATTTTAGAAGCAAATTCAATAATAGTTTAACACTTAATTCGAAAAATAAATGGTTTGGCTGGCAGCTCAATGTCGGACAAAATTATAACGAAAGCGAAACCAAATCCACGATTGACGAAATTTCAAGACTTTACAATGATAATGTCAACAGAAATCAATATTTGCGAAGTGCCTTCACTTTTGATATCGGACAAGATAGATTGCTTTTGAATTACAATCTTTCTTTAGGTTCTTCTGACCGTTATGTAGATGCCTATTCGTTGAGGAATGGACAAGAATCTATTGATAAGGACAAAATTGACCAAGGCAATACGAGAAATGAAGTGACTGCGACTTATCAGAAAAAATTTGTTGATAAAAACAAAAAATTAGAATTTAAAGGTTCTTATACTAATTTCAGTAATGATTTTGAGCAAGCTAATCAGAAGATTTCACCAGCATTTTCAGATATGAAAAACATTGGTAAAAATGGTTCCAATCAAGATGTTTATAATTTCAGAGTTGATTATGCACAACCGATTAATGTTTTGGATGAAGGAAAATTAAGTTTAGGTGCTTACTACGATCAACTGGAATTTTCAGCAGATAGTTATGGAATAGAAAATTTGGATTACAAAAGTAAAACAACCGCATTTTATTCAGAAGCTAGTGCCACCAAAGGAAAAATGGATTTTGCTTTGGGACTTCGCGGAGAATATTATAATATTAATGGAATTAGTTTAAATCCTGAAGAAGGAATCTATAAAGATCTGGTACCTTTTGAAAAATTCAAAGTGTTCCCGAATGCGAGCATTCAGTACAACATTATTCCAAAAATCGCTTTCTTTAATGTCAATTATAATAAGAAAATCACGCTACCAAATGTTGCCAACCTAAATCCAAATAACACCAGATACGGAGGCAATAACATCGATTTCTTTGGAAACCCCAATCTTCAGCCAACGATTTTTGATAATTTTGAGATTAAGTTAAGCGCTTTGAATTATGCATTTATCGGATACAACTTTACTAATACCAAAAATCAAATCGTGCAGATTGTAGAGAGAAAAGGCGATGTGATTTTACAAACCAGTAACAATCTTGACCGCCTGAAAACACATAATTTCAACATCGGATTCCCAATTCCTTTGGCCATTTTCAACACCCCTTTCAAAGACATTATGAAAATGGATATGAATCCAGATCAGGTAAGTTTTATCTTCCTTTACGGTTCATATCAATTCCAACAAATAGATCAAATCATTAATCCGAAAGGTTACTGGACTTATAACATATCAGGACAATTTATTTTACCTTACAAAGTAAAGTTCAATGCGAATTACACTTACCTTACAAAAGGAAATGAGTTCTTTTTCTATCCAAACAAATCATTCTACAACACACTGAATTTATCTTTATCAAGAAAATTTAATAAAGATAGAATGACACTTACCTTATTTGCTAATGATGTTTTCAACACCAACGAAACGAATCTGAGAACAACAAATGCATTTCCAAATGTTTACATTAGAAACAAGAATGACACAAGAAACTTTGGACTTTCTTTCAATTATAAAATCCCAACGAAAAACAAGTTGGCGAAAGAAGCTCCGAATATGCTGAACCAAGAGAAGAAAGAAGAAACCTCTACTTTATAA
- a CDS encoding outer membrane beta-barrel family protein produces the protein MKLKYLFIATLLSTATFAQTQKDSLKEIEQVNILVKKKLLERKADRLIFNVDASIASQGMDAGETLANVPMLKVDENLGTISITGKSSVNVMINGKMLNLTGTALLNYLKSIRSENISKIEVITTPPSKYEAQGNSGLINIILKKNPNLGFSGNISTGLTQRTYFNGSTNGTLNYQTEKLSLSLKTSYIEGAKRANEKYNILGASQNYSESTRKDMWQDLTPSLNASYKINKNSEVGIEYIFGHEKSGMDILNTTRNIASDLTEKNLLTNTFHREKSPTQTFSTYYDLKLDSLGKKLSFASNFYRNNNDTEVNFSTLTLPENTIQDVKTLSKIKPQIFSVQGDLELPFSFGTIETGVKFNQFRNSADLKYLDLKENQYVIDDKKSSTFNYREENYAVYGSFAKNFGEHWETKAGIRYENTVVKSSVNNFSYGQWFPSAFVSYKEDKNVFSLSYSRRINRPSMSNLNPFRWYENPYSYSSGNPLLKPSYINNYELSYTYNNKFSTSIYYLRLTNAFGQIGYLDGISQNGDYQNYYNNNFYGANVSYTDTFFKFWEATISANASYQNSEVFNIEAETSKGTSVSYSINNTFTLNKAKTVALFLNYDQSLPYKNVNSYFHNFSNLNSGIKVSLMEKQLQINATVTNIFAQRFRGDKYFTDNSQHFNNYWDGRSLRLSVNYTFGNKKQINKKNINFEEKDRAQ, from the coding sequence ATGAAACTGAAATACCTATTCATCGCAACTCTACTTTCAACAGCAACTTTTGCGCAGACTCAAAAAGACAGTCTTAAAGAAATCGAACAAGTCAATATTCTTGTGAAGAAAAAACTTTTGGAGAGAAAAGCTGACAGATTGATTTTCAATGTCGACGCATCAATCGCTTCTCAAGGAATGGATGCCGGCGAAACGCTTGCCAATGTCCCAATGCTGAAAGTAGATGAAAATCTCGGAACGATTTCTATCACAGGAAAAAGCAGCGTGAATGTGATGATTAATGGGAAAATGCTGAATCTCACAGGAACTGCACTTTTGAATTATTTGAAATCGATTCGTTCAGAAAATATCTCGAAAATAGAAGTGATTACAACGCCACCTTCGAAATATGAAGCACAAGGAAATAGCGGACTCATCAATATTATTCTAAAGAAAAACCCGAATCTTGGTTTCAGCGGCAATATCAGCACTGGTTTGACACAACGAACTTACTTCAACGGAAGCACGAATGGAACTTTGAATTATCAAACCGAGAAACTTAGTTTAAGTTTAAAAACAAGTTATATAGAAGGTGCAAAACGTGCTAATGAAAAATATAACATCCTTGGAGCATCTCAGAATTACAGTGAATCTACACGAAAAGATATGTGGCAAGATTTGACACCAAGTTTGAACGCATCTTACAAAATCAACAAGAACTCAGAAGTTGGGATTGAGTATATTTTCGGACACGAAAAATCAGGAATGGATATTCTCAACACCACAAGAAACATCGCTTCTGATTTGACAGAAAAAAACTTGTTAACCAATACTTTTCACAGAGAAAAATCTCCGACGCAAACTTTCAGCACTTATTATGATTTGAAGTTGGATTCGCTTGGAAAAAAATTGAGTTTTGCTAGTAATTTTTACAGAAATAATAATGATACAGAAGTTAATTTTTCAACGTTAACGCTTCCTGAAAATACCATTCAAGATGTGAAAACGTTGTCAAAAATCAAGCCTCAGATTTTCTCCGTTCAAGGTGATTTGGAATTACCTTTTTCATTTGGAACGATTGAAACAGGCGTGAAATTCAATCAATTCAGAAATTCGGCAGATTTAAAATATCTGGATTTAAAAGAAAATCAATATGTCATTGATGATAAAAAAAGCAGCACTTTTAATTATCGCGAGGAAAATTATGCTGTTTACGGAAGTTTTGCGAAAAATTTCGGAGAACATTGGGAAACGAAAGCGGGAATCCGTTATGAAAATACAGTTGTAAAAAGCTCTGTGAATAATTTCTCTTACGGGCAATGGTTTCCTTCGGCTTTTGTTTCTTATAAAGAGGATAAAAATGTTTTCAGCTTGTCCTATTCCAGAAGAATCAACAGACCTAGTATGAGCAATCTGAATCCGTTCCGTTGGTATGAAAATCCATATTCTTATTCATCAGGAAATCCTTTGCTGAAGCCTTCCTACATCAACAATTATGAACTAAGTTATACGTATAACAACAAGTTTTCGACAAGCATTTATTATCTTAGATTGACTAATGCTTTTGGACAAATCGGATACTTGGATGGTATTTCTCAAAATGGAGATTATCAGAACTACTATAACAATAATTTTTATGGAGCTAATGTTTCTTATACAGATACTTTCTTCAAATTTTGGGAGGCTACCATTTCTGCGAATGCATCTTATCAGAACTCGGAAGTTTTCAACATCGAGGCAGAAACCTCAAAAGGAACTTCGGTAAGTTATTCTATCAACAATACATTCACTTTAAATAAAGCAAAAACGGTTGCTCTGTTCCTAAACTACGACCAAAGTTTACCTTACAAAAACGTGAATTCTTACTTCCACAATTTCTCTAATCTGAATTCCGGAATCAAGGTCTCTCTAATGGAAAAGCAACTTCAAATCAATGCAACGGTAACAAACATTTTTGCACAAAGATTCCGTGGAGATAAATATTTCACTGATAACAGTCAGCATTTTAATAACTATTGGGACGGAAGAAGCCTGCGTCTGAGCGTGAATTACACTTTCGGAAACAAAAAGCAGATCAATAAAAAGAATATCAATTTCGAAGAAAAAGATAGAGCTCAATAG
- a CDS encoding sensor histidine kinase gives MKKKQIIWLQIIYWSLNFFGTVITPLYFFDRENNLQSTVLRITFFLAGIITFYICYLVIIPKVFRQEKVYTVILSFFLSILCFATVRYLMEEVLLPATFGFRNYNQETGLLYYFFDNIYYGCINVFIAGIMWLLEKFGVIETERQKLEQERNEAKIQALKTQINPHFIFNTLNNIYSLVYQNSEKALPAIEELSQLLRYSTKDLEKNFIPLEKEIGYLESLIELEKLRIKNPELLMIEKKINHSNLNISPMLLVPFVENAFKHGDFSGKGFTMKISDDNQTLNFHLQNFKKQRSKDSLSGIGIGNVKKRLEILYPKRHELNISETETEFSVDLKIDLK, from the coding sequence ATGAAAAAGAAACAAATCATTTGGCTTCAAATCATCTATTGGAGTCTCAATTTTTTTGGAACTGTGATTACGCCTTTGTATTTCTTTGACAGAGAGAACAATTTGCAGAGTACGGTTTTGAGAATTACCTTTTTTCTCGCGGGGATTATTACGTTCTATATTTGTTATTTGGTCATCATTCCAAAAGTTTTCAGACAGGAGAAAGTTTACACGGTTATTCTTTCATTTTTCCTGTCGATTCTCTGCTTTGCGACAGTCCGATATTTGATGGAGGAAGTTTTGCTGCCGGCTACTTTTGGATTTAGAAATTACAATCAGGAAACAGGATTGCTTTATTACTTTTTTGATAATATTTATTACGGCTGTATCAATGTCTTCATTGCTGGAATAATGTGGTTGTTGGAAAAATTTGGAGTGATTGAAACCGAGAGACAAAAACTGGAACAGGAAAGAAACGAAGCGAAAATTCAGGCTTTGAAGACGCAGATCAATCCGCATTTTATTTTTAATACCCTAAATAATATCTATTCTTTGGTATATCAGAACTCCGAAAAAGCGTTGCCTGCGATTGAGGAATTGAGTCAATTGTTAAGATATAGCACGAAGGATTTGGAGAAAAATTTCATTCCATTGGAAAAGGAAATCGGTTATCTGGAAAGTCTGATAGAATTGGAAAAACTCAGAATCAAAAATCCGGAATTATTAATGATTGAAAAAAAAATCAATCATTCCAACCTTAATATTTCGCCAATGCTTTTGGTCCCATTTGTAGAAAATGCATTTAAACACGGCGATTTCAGTGGGAAAGGTTTCACTATGAAGATTTCGGATGACAATCAAACTTTGAATTTCCACCTTCAAAACTTCAAAAAACAAAGGTCAAAAGATTCACTTTCCGGAATTGGAATTGGGAATGTGAAAAAACGACTGGAAATCCTTTATCCCAAAAGACACGAACTGAACATCAGTGAAACGGAAACCGAATTTTCTGTAGATTTGAAAATTGATTTGAAATAA
- a CDS encoding LytR/AlgR family response regulator transcription factor, giving the protein MKRIKCIVVDDEPLAVSLLGSYVEKIPFFELVFSTENPIEALEYIQKNEVDLIFLDIQMPELTGINFMKIVGNKMKYILTTAYAEYALEGYEHNVVDYLLKPISFARFEKSALKAQERFAVNQDSQDSYFFVKSSGQQHKVNFNDILFIESIKDYVNIKTENQEYIVLDTLKSLENQLPENFARVHKSFIINIDKIEKMDVKNVSINSDIEIPIGETYKSEFFLKIKK; this is encoded by the coding sequence ATGAAAAGGATAAAATGCATTGTTGTAGATGACGAACCACTTGCAGTTTCTTTGTTGGGAAGTTACGTTGAGAAAATTCCGTTTTTTGAGCTGGTTTTTTCAACGGAAAACCCAATTGAAGCTTTAGAATATATTCAGAAAAACGAAGTCGATTTGATTTTTTTGGATATTCAAATGCCGGAACTCACGGGAATCAATTTTATGAAAATCGTTGGCAATAAGATGAAATATATTCTCACAACAGCTTATGCAGAATATGCTTTGGAAGGCTATGAACATAACGTTGTGGATTATCTTCTGAAGCCGATTTCGTTTGCTCGTTTTGAAAAAAGTGCATTAAAAGCGCAGGAACGGTTTGCAGTAAATCAAGATTCTCAGGATTCTTATTTTTTTGTCAAATCTTCCGGACAGCAGCATAAAGTCAATTTCAATGATATTCTTTTTATAGAAAGTATCAAAGACTATGTCAATATCAAAACTGAAAATCAGGAATACATTGTTCTTGATACTTTGAAATCTTTGGAAAATCAATTACCGGAAAATTTTGCCAGAGTTCATAAATCATTCATCATCAACATTGATAAAATCGAGAAAATGGATGTTAAGAATGTCTCTATAAATTCTGATATAGAAATCCCAATCGGAGAAACTTATAAGTCCGAATTCTTTCTGAAAATTAAAAAATAA
- a CDS encoding acyl carrier protein: MQEKLLTIINSIKKNKFEEPVLEITPEQTLRENLNFDSFDLAELTVKIEEEFGIDIFEDGLVNTINEIYTKLQCFS; encoded by the coding sequence ATGCAAGAAAAATTATTGACGATTATCAACTCCATCAAAAAGAATAAATTCGAAGAACCCGTTTTGGAAATCACTCCGGAACAGACCCTTAGAGAAAATCTTAATTTCGATTCTTTCGATCTGGCTGAACTTACCGTTAAAATTGAAGAAGAATTCGGAATCGACATCTTCGAAGATGGTTTAGTCAATACAATCAACGAAATCTATACAAAACTTCAATGTTTTTCTTAA
- a CDS encoding ANL family adenylate-forming protein has product MFFLIDQNFSLSYEEILTEVNTSDSYTDCYIYPDLKSFFLNWIFALVNEQNIALMDSDISEKEILSNDLKINQLIKIENPKKFSSVEELINSIKNSQSEITLFTSGTTGFTRKFTHPLKNLIRKINVSDERKNDVWGFAFNPTHVAGVQVFFQAILNQNLLVNVFLAPKDFIIDSIKKYRITNLSSTPTFYRLLLPLKESFDSVKKITVGGEKSDAYLISEIEKAFPNARINNVYGSTETGPLFSSQNDEFFVQEKHIGLIKVIDDELYIHKDLFGKTTQLNLIDDFYATGDLIEWIDDEQRRFRFTSRKNELINVGGYKVNPYEVEDELTQHQNIRNVRVYGKSNAVLGNIICCEIELHPDTELREEEVRFFLNGKIQNFKIPRKITFVDKIELTRTGKKKIV; this is encoded by the coding sequence ATGTTTTTCTTAATAGATCAGAATTTTTCTTTGTCTTACGAAGAAATTCTGACAGAAGTCAATACATCTGATTCATATACAGATTGCTACATTTACCCAGATTTGAAATCTTTTTTTCTCAACTGGATTTTTGCATTGGTCAATGAGCAAAATATTGCGTTGATGGATTCTGATATTTCTGAAAAAGAGATTCTGTCAAACGATTTAAAGATCAATCAATTAATCAAAATTGAAAATCCGAAAAAGTTTTCTTCAGTAGAAGAATTGATCAATTCAATTAAAAATTCTCAGTCGGAGATTACATTATTTACTTCCGGAACAACTGGTTTTACAAGAAAATTCACGCATCCTTTGAAAAATCTGATTAGAAAGATTAATGTTTCTGATGAGAGAAAAAATGATGTTTGGGGTTTTGCTTTTAATCCGACTCACGTTGCCGGCGTTCAGGTTTTCTTTCAGGCAATATTGAATCAAAATCTTTTAGTCAACGTCTTTTTGGCGCCGAAAGATTTTATAATTGATTCTATCAAAAAATACAGAATCACAAATCTTTCTTCCACTCCAACTTTTTATCGATTGCTTTTGCCATTGAAAGAGTCTTTTGATTCGGTGAAAAAAATTACTGTTGGTGGCGAAAAATCTGACGCTTATTTGATTTCGGAAATAGAAAAAGCTTTTCCTAATGCTAGAATCAACAATGTTTATGGTTCTACGGAAACAGGACCTCTGTTTTCTTCTCAGAATGACGAGTTCTTTGTTCAGGAAAAGCATATTGGTTTGATAAAAGTGATCGATGACGAATTGTATATCCATAAAGATTTATTTGGAAAAACAACGCAACTGAATTTGATTGATGATTTCTACGCAACTGGCGATTTGATTGAGTGGATTGATGATGAACAAAGAAGATTCCGATTCACATCAAGGAAAAATGAATTGATCAATGTCGGCGGTTACAAAGTGAATCCTTATGAAGTGGAAGACGAATTAACTCAGCACCAAAACATCCGAAATGTAAGAGTCTATGGGAAATCCAATGCTGTTTTAGGAAATATCATTTGTTGCGAAATAGAACTGCATCCAGATACAGAATTGAGAGAAGAAGAAGTCAGATTTTTCTTGAACGGAAAGATTCAAAACTTCAAAATTCCCAGAAAAATAACTTTTGTTGATAAAATAGAATTAACCAGAACCGGAAAAAAGAAAATAGTATGA
- a CDS encoding SDR family oxidoreductase: protein MNALITGVSRGVGLEISRLFLENGHNVYGISRTESEKLKDLEKQYPENFFFKTFDLSNPENIQQEVFKDFVKNQIPIHVLINNAAMAYDDIVTNLNYEDLKTMFDVNLYSPMFLTKYAIRNMIYNRVSGSIIHISSISAHTGYKGLSMYAASKGALQSFSKNISREWGERGIRSNIVVPGYMETAMNAKLTQDHKNRIFKRTALKKETDMQSVAETVLFLASEKAKSITGQEIFVDSGTL, encoded by the coding sequence ATGAATGCATTGATAACGGGAGTTTCCAGAGGTGTCGGTTTAGAAATCAGCAGATTGTTTCTGGAAAACGGGCATAATGTTTATGGAATCAGCAGAACCGAATCTGAAAAATTAAAGGATCTTGAAAAGCAATATCCAGAAAATTTTTTCTTCAAGACATTCGATTTGTCCAATCCGGAAAATATCCAACAAGAAGTTTTCAAAGACTTTGTCAAAAATCAAATTCCGATACACGTATTGATCAACAATGCGGCGATGGCTTATGATGATATTGTTACGAATCTTAATTACGAAGATTTGAAAACAATGTTCGATGTCAATCTGTATTCGCCAATGTTTTTGACGAAATATGCCATCAGAAATATGATTTATAACCGAGTTTCCGGAAGCATCATTCATATTTCTTCGATTAGCGCACACACGGGTTACAAAGGACTTTCCATGTATGCCGCCTCCAAAGGCGCTTTGCAATCTTTTTCCAAGAATATTTCCAGAGAATGGGGAGAACGCGGAATACGTTCCAACATCGTCGTTCCTGGTTATATGGAAACCGCAATGAATGCAAAACTGACTCAGGATCACAAAAACAGAATCTTCAAAAGAACCGCATTGAAAAAAGAAACCGATATGCAGTCTGTGGCAGAAACCGTTTTGTTTCTAGCAAGTGAAAAAGCAAAATCGATTACTGGACAAGAAAT